One window of Halopelagius longus genomic DNA carries:
- a CDS encoding acylphosphatase, producing MTEARAHVFISGDVQEVHFRDNVHETARAHDVEGWVRNLDDGRVEALFEGSEEDVETMIEWCKRGPIKADVTDVEVEEGKPQGDLEDFEKH from the coding sequence ATGACCGAAGCACGCGCACACGTCTTCATCTCCGGCGACGTTCAGGAGGTTCACTTCCGCGACAACGTCCACGAAACCGCTCGCGCGCACGACGTCGAGGGGTGGGTGCGGAACCTGGACGACGGACGGGTCGAAGCCCTCTTCGAGGGGAGCGAGGAGGACGTCGAGACGATGATCGAGTGGTGCAAGCGGGGACCTATCAAAGCCGACGTGACCGACGTCGAAGTCGAAGAAGGCAAACCGCAGGGCGACCTCGAGGATTTCGAGAAGCACTGA